The Fusarium fujikuroi IMI 58289 draft genome, chromosome FFUJ_chr01 sequence GTCTCGAAGAAGCTGTCGTTAGGGTCTCGATACTAAACCGGGGTCAGTAATGTTTATGATGCGGAATTGTTGTGATCTTATTACCCCTTGGCGCATTGCATGCCAAATGTTCCTATACTCGTCAGCTCAAACTCACGACGTTGTTGAGGACTTCAACTCACTTGACCTCAGCTACACCCTCAGCCCTACCCTGCGACGCCTCCTCATCCCTGTCGGAGTGATAATCATTCGGCGAGCTCTTCTCGGACccatgatcatcatgaagCGGGTCAAATTTGACATTAttctgcttcatcaacgCCTCATACCTCCTCAGCCTATCCAACAACTCACGCTCTGGAAAACGCCGCCTTCGTTGCCGGGGCTGAGTAGCTGGGACGCACTGAACGCCATGTTTGACACAGTTTGAGCAGGGAAACGTGCGGTCGCATTTGACCTTGCGTTGTTGGCAGAGAACGCAGGCGAGGACCCGATGGGGCTTGGGTTTTGAAGAGTCTGGGGTGGACATGGTGACTTCGGGAGTTTGGAAACCCGAGGGATACGTTTTTTCGTATAAAAGTCGGATTCCCTATGGGAGAAGGAGGTGGACTTAATATGCAGGTGACGAGCTCGGCGTCGAGACTTTTCGTATCAGAGGAATGTGTCGGGCTTTTCTATGTTCCGAGACATCCCCACTTTTGTGCTTACTTGCTGACCCGTGAGGTTATCTCGGTCTTTACTATTGTCCGACTACCAATTTTCATATCACGCCTGCTCATCATGGCAGTCAATTGGGCAATCCAGGAATAATACTAATCGCCCAGGGCATAATATTGAGCCGTATTACTTCTCATGAGATGCTCAGTCCCGATGGTGTTGGCTCCGGGACAAAAGACTTACTTACCCGGTAGTCATTTCTATGGATAAAGGTGTGGAATCTTCATTGGATAAATAGTCTCAATAGGAGATATTTACACTATCTGCGAGTATATTGCCAATCTTTGAGAAGCATGGAGGAATAGCATGGGTTTGATGTATGTATAACGTAAGACATACATACGTATATCAGCGTCATACCATCTCTGACGTCAAGACTATGCTGCACGCTGAGTGACCCCATGTATATAGAAAATAGTTTCATGCCAGCCACATCTCAAACAACACCTTGATAGTTAAAATTCCCTCTGTTGTCGGTAGTTTCTTCAGTCGCGCTTTATCTCTGATTCGTCAATCAATTAGGCGTATCTTACTTATCAGCCACCATGCCCAGCTATACCGGAAAATGCGTTTGTGGCAACGTCAAATACAGCGTGTCATTGGACTCGCCCGATGACGCACGAACTTCACTTTGTCATTGTGGAAGTTGCAAGAGGGCATTTGGAACTAATTTCGGCCTTACCACAAAAGTATATCAACTTCTCTTAACTCAAGTAACCTATAGCTGATCACATCCAGGTCGCACTTGATGGTTTCAGCTACGACCAAGGCAGGCCCAAGACATTCAAGCAGGAGAACGGAGTAGTCCGAGATTTTTGTGACAATTGTGGTGCTTTCATCTGTGAATATGGTGTAAGCGCACTCTTGGACTTTTCTGAATGCATGGACTGATTTGATGATAGGAACAAGCCGCGGACAAGTTCCGATACATCATGTGGGGTACTTTTGATGAACGAGAAAGGTTCCCTCCCAAAGGAGAGTTCTTCTGCAAGTATAGAGAGACTTGGATGCCAGAAGTACCCGGTAAGTCGATTCATCCTGTGTCGAATGGGATACTGACATTCATGTAGATGTCTTTCACAAGAATGAGATCAAGGACTAGGCAAAGTAGCCAGAATGAGCTGCCGATATTCTGATCATGGCTATCAAGATTCACCAAATTTCATAAGAGGTTATTATCAGGATCATCCCTTCCGTTTGGTGTCACCGTCTCCTTGACCGCTGTATACCGCTGGAAAATTGTCGAGCAACAAATGCGATGCTTGCTATGTTCTATGTTCCTAACAAAGTTTCaaactatcttaatattctcCCAAGTAACTTCATCAGTAACAGCCTCTCCCTGCATAGCGCCGTGTACGTATGCCTCTCCAATGAGACAATAATCATTTCTACCTCCAGATCTTCTCAAAACCAGCGGAGCAGGGGACCCGGAGATAATCCAAACCTCATCCCCGGCTTGAGTCGATTCATGTCCCATGCCCAAATAACCCGTGTCGGTGAGGATGGCTCTGCGGTTAATCCATGTCGACGCCATGATATTGCCAGGTGGCATCGCATGCTTTGACAGTGGTTCCATGAGTTTCTggagctcctcctcatcacagCCGTCACTATCTTGAGGTATAGTGTCCAAGCTGGCACAAAGGGATCTGACGAGCTTTGTGCTGGGAAATATACTGTCTGGGAATTTGGCAGCTATGTCGTCCAGGTAAGCCATATCACTAATTGATTGGAGAACCAGAGCATGGCCGGCAGAGGCTGACTCTGCTTCCTTGAATACATACTGTAGCGCACGTACAAAATTATGCGCAATGGCCCTCTGGAAATCCCCCAGTCGAATGAGCTTCGAGGGCCTATTTGTGAAGTCAGTATCCCAAATCATAGTTCTCCAAAGAACCTCGTCTGCCTGTTGGTTTGTATATGTATAAGTCTTATCCATAGTAAGAAGAATTTCGCCAAGCATACTGAGACGGCCTTGAAGGCATTCAAGAAAAGTCTCACCAATCTTTTGGACTGTGCCGAGACGAAAGCCAAAGACGTTAAGGACCTTTCCAGTGATGGTGAATGGATACTTATTGGGAGAGTGGGGAATGTGTTTCGAGGAATTGAGAGTTCCAAGAGATCTAAAGTTTGGCCCATGGACACTGTTGTATAGAACCGGTGGATAGTCAGGGACCCAAGATGGAAGGCCTGGTGTTTCTCGGACGCTGGGGTCTTTGACTAGGCTGAGGTAGACAAGAGAATCAGTCgtctcgatgatgttgcAGGCGATGATTCGCAGCAAGTCTTTGATTTCGATATCGTAATCTGGCTCGAACACCAACGGCAGAGACACGCCCTCTTGAGCTGCCATATGCTTCAAGATACCATTCCACCCGTAGATGGTGTCCCTAGGATCTGTCGCCTTCATTCCAAAGGTTGAAAATAGCACGCGCAGGGGAACCATCGCTGCGGGATTTGCATGATGCTTTGCGAGGCCAGCCTCCAGATCAAGCATAGCAAGGACACCAGTCCACGCActtttcttgcctttgcACCACTCACGAAGTAACTGGATCCTCTCGGCATGGAAGATATTGATACCACCACGAAGGTGAATACCAGGCCTGTCCTTAGGAACCAGGTCCACTACAGATTGGAAAAGCCCGCTGTAGTGCAGAAACGTCGCCGTGTAGCCCACGTAGTCAAAGCACGTGAATCTGCCATTACATAGAATGACCACGTCGCTGGTGAGGGAAACTTCCTGGATGATCCAGATACGGGTGAACCAATTACTCATGTAAAGCGCGACCAAgc is a genomic window containing:
- a CDS encoding related to heterokaryon incompatibility protein (het-6OR allele) encodes the protein MAQYYSDELDTESFRLATISSGIHPDTESQVPSVTLTKHLLFGASDLAYNALSYTWGSPRNSPPLPENLYDALVELQVSCSEAPIWIDALCINQSNSNERSPQVSVMNQIYGKANRVIVWLGSTFPELETGLRVVERLGAASVPETLRMMRTQSWDFSSDLSVMPERYGMNPIDQEEAIGLVALYMSNWFTRIWIIQEVSLTSDVVILCNGRFTCFDYVGYTATFLHYSGLFQSVVDLVPKDRPGIHLRGGINIFHAERIQLLREWCKGKKSAWTGVLAMLDLEAGLAKHHANPAAMVPLRVLFSTFGMKATDPRDTIYGWNGILKHMAAQEGVSLPLVFEPDYDIEIKDLLRIIACNIIETTDSLVYLSLVKDPSVRETPGLPSWVPDYPPVLYNSVHGPNFRSLGTLNSSKHIPHSPNKYPFTITGKVLNVFGFRLGTVQKIGETFLECLQGRLSMLGEILLTMDKTYTYTNQQADEVLWRTMIWDTDFTNRPSKLIRLGDFQRAIAHNFVRALQYVFKEAESASAGHALVLQSISDMAYLDDIAAKFPDSIFPSTKLVRSLCASLDTIPQDSDGCDEEELQKLMEPLSKHAMPPGNIMASTWINRRAILTDTGYLGMGHESTQAGDEVWIISGSPAPLVLRRSGGRNDYCLIGEAYVHGAMQGEAVTDEVTWENIKIV